TTCTAATAATGACATTGAAACACTAGCTGCTACAGGTATGACATCTTTAACATATAGCGATTCAAGTGCAATTACAATAGGTACAGTAAATGGAGTTAGTGGAATAACAGCTAATGGTGATGTTAATCTTTTTGCTTCTGATATTTTTGTTAATAAACCTATTTCAAATGGTTCAAATATTTTAAATTTGAATGCTACAGGAGGTATATATTATAATTCAGATAAATCTGAAAATAAAGAATCTAAAAATACAGATAATTCGCATTCAATTAATGCAAACAGTTATTATACAATTAAAGATTTTCCGAATTTTGATAATATAAATAATAAATCAATATCTTCAGTTGATAATTTAGTTGATTTATCTAATATTGAAGAAAATGATATATATCCAGAATTAAGCACTCCTAATAAGGTTTTGCCTAAAGATACAACAGAAAAAAATATAAATTCAAGTGAAAAATTAACAGAACAAAGTACAAATTCAAGTAAGCAAAGTGAAAGTTCAAGTAAAAATGTAACAGAACAAAAAAAAGATCCAATGGTTTTAAATAGGGAGTCTAATACAAATTCAATTGAACAGAATAGTAACTCTAGCAGTATAGTTGAAAATTCAAAAGAAAATTCAAAAGAACAAGAAACAGATTCAAGTGAAGAAACTAAAGATTCAACTAAGACAAGTGAAAGTTCAAATTATGAGACAACAGAAGAAAATGAAATCCAGTTAGGTGATGCACAAATAGAAATAGATGTTGATGGAAATGGAAAAATAGTATATAGTAAATCTCAAATTGAAGTAAGAGTTAAAAATAATGGGAAGTTAGTTTTCTCAAATAACTCAAAAGATGTACTAGAAACAGTAGGGCTATCTATTAAAGATGGATCATTAGTAAATGATAAAATAAAGATTGTCCTTATCGATAAAAAAACTACTTCTAAATATAGTGCAACTTTATTAGATGGTAGTTTTCTTCCTAAGTATTTAGTACTTAATCCAAAAACAGGAGAAATTAATGGGATTTTACCAAAAGATATACATAAACTTGGGATTAATATAAAAGCTATGGGTAAAGATAAAACAATTAGAATTTTAAGTTTAAAAATCAAGTTTTAAAGTGTATTTAAATAGTTATAATATGTACTGCTAAATTGTTAATAAAAAAGTAAATTTAAAAAGAGGATTTAAATATGAATAGAAAAAATTCTATAATTTTTTCAGGAATATTGATATTATGTATTATTGGTTTTATATATTATAAATTAGAATATTCAAAAGATATTTTTGCCCAGATTGTTTCTAAAGTAGGGGAAGTTAACTTAGTTAATAAAAAAGGTGAATTATTAGCAAAAGTTGAAGAAGGTTATAAAATAAAAACGGGGGAATATCTTCAAACTAAAGATAACTCTTCTGCTACAATAAAATTTAAAGATAACTCTTTAGCAATTATTTCAGAAAAGTCATTAATTATTATGAAAAAGTTAAAATATGATGAAGACTCTAAAAAATCAGTTACAAACTTACTACTTTTAAAGGGAAATGTAGAATCTACTGTAACTAACCAAAATACTTTTGGTTCAGAGTATAAAGTAATCACTCCAACACTACAACTTGCAGTTAGAGGAACAATATTTAATGTAAATGTTGAAGGTAATATATCTAGGGCTTTTGTAACAAAAGGAAAAATTTTAGCTACAAGTGGAAATTCATCTTTAACTTTAAATACTGGATATGGTGTAGTTTCAGATGGTAAAAATAAACTAAATGGACCAATATTAATATTAAATAAACCATTAATTAATTTAAATGAATTAAATATCAAATATTATAAAAAATATGTATCATGGAATAAACTTGAAGGTGCAATAAAATACCATGTTCAAATTCATTCTATTTCAAAATATAGCACACTTATTTATGACAAATATATCAATAAAACAGAATTAAAAGTTGGTGATTTAAAAGATGGAAAATATAAAATAAGTATACAAGCAGTTGATAAATATGGATTAGAAGGATTTAAAAATGAAAGATATTTCAGTGTACAGTCAAGTCCCGTTCCTCCAAAAGTAAATGCCCCAAAAAATAGTGATAAACCAAGAATGGTTTTATTCACTTGGGAAAAATCAGTAGAAGCAAATAAATATATACTAGAAATATCAAAAACAAGAAGTTTTAAAAATATATTAATTAGAGTGAATAATTTAAACTCTTCATTAGACAAGATGTTATTGCCATTACAAAAAGGAAAATATTTTATTAGAATGTCAAGTATAGATAGTTCAGATAAAATAGGTCCTTATAGTGAAAGCTATCAATTTGAAGTAGAGAATAAATGAGAAAGTCAGATAGCATATATTGGAAACGTTCATTATTGATAGTTGTTTTATCTTTGTTTATTACATATGCTTTCTCATACACTTCTTTCTATAATAATTTAAAAAACTATTTCAATGATACGATGCAATATTTAGCATCTGAAGAAAAGTATTTTAAGGACTCAATAGTTATCGATATAAATGATAGTTCCTTGAAAATCTTACAAAAAGATTTTTGGCATTGGCCATATACAAGAGATAAGTATGCACTTTTAATTGATTTTTTGCAATCAATGAATGTTAAAAATATAATTTTTGATATTAATTTTGTAGATCCAAGAGCTGGCGATGATATCTTTAAAGAAACTATAAATAAATATAATAATATCTTTTTTGTGACAAGTGCTTTGCATGAAGATATTCCAATGAGTTTAGAAGAACAAAAAATATTAAAAGAAATCTCGTGGAGTACAAATTCAAATATATCTGCATTGAAATATTATGGTTTACTTATTCCTCATGATAATATTGTTAGTGGTGATACAATCTATAAATTTGGAATTACTTCTGTTTTAGAAGATAGTGATGGCTTAATTAGATCAATTCCAATGTTATATAATATTGATTCTAATATCTTTCCTTCTTTACTTCTTAGAATTCAATACCCAGGTAAAAATGCACCGAAACTAAGCCATAATTCAAAGACTAATGAGCTTTCTGTAAATAATAAAACATGGCATGTTGATGAAAGAAATAGAATAAAACTATTTTATCCTAAAAATGCAAACTCAATTATTTCTATTTCTTTTTATAAAATTATCAAAGCAGCATTAAATAAAAAGTCTATTCTAAATAGTAACTTTTTTAAAAATAAAACAGTTTTTATAGGTAGTTCAGCTCTTTTTTCTGATAGAGTAAATACTCCTAGAGGAGCTATGTCAGGATCGTACTTACTTGCAATTGCTTATGAATCATTAAAAAATAACCTACTACTAAAAAAAGACAATATCTTAGTAAACTCTATATTATTATTAATTGCTGTTTTGTTTTCATTATATTTTAGCAGTAGAAAAAATATCTATAAAAAAGGTGTATTTACAGTTACACTATTGGCTTTTGTTATGACTATTGTTTATGGATTTATTTCTTTAAAATTCTTTTATTTGCAAAGCAATTTATTTTTTTCAATATTAACTATTATATTTTCAATTGTATTTACTGTAATAAATCATCAGTCATCTTTATCTAAATATAATCAAAGATTAATTAAAGAAACAAAAAAACTATATAATGAAGCTAATTGTGATTCATTAACAGGCTTATTAAATAGACGTGGATTTGATGAACAATATATAAAGTACAAAGAAATTACTCAATTAAAATCTTTCCAATCTACATGCCTTGCAGTTATGGATTTAGATTTTTTTAAAAGAGTAAATGATACCTACGGTCATGACATTGGGGATTTAGTTTTGCAAAAGTTTGCAAAACTTCTAAAAGAATATTCAAGAGATATTGATGTCCCTGCAAGGTGGGGAGGAGAAGAGTTTGTAATTTTATTAAGAAATACAACAATAGATGAATCAATCATTATATTAAATAGAATTCGAGAATTGTGTATGGAAATGGATATAAAAACTCCTCAAGGAATATTAAAAATAACAGTTAGTACAGGGGTTACAGTTATAGAAGACTTTTCTAAAACAATTGACTCCTATGTAAAAAAAGCTGATATTGGTTTATATCAAGCAAAAGAAGCTGGTAGAAATAGAGTTTGTATTTCATAAATATAGAATAACTTAGCACTTATCTACTAAAAGTGCTAAATAAATTCAAAACTTTAGCTTCCTTTTATAAAGTTTTGATAAAATTTCTTTACAAAAACTAAAAATTATAGGTGAAATTCATGGCAGACGTTGCGAAAGCAACTTAACCATGCCCTAAACAAAAAGGAATAACATGGCAAAACATCAATTTCAAACAGAAGTTGGACAACTATTACATTTAATGACTCACTCTTTATATTCAAATAAAGAGATTTTTATAAGAGAGCTTGTATCAAATGCAAGTGATGCAATTGATAAATTAAACTATTTAAAGCTGACAGATGACAAAATCAAAGCAGCACTTCCAGAAGATTGGTCAGGAGAGATTAATGTTTCTTTTGATGAAGCAGACAAATCATTAACAATAGTAGATAATGGTATTGGTATGAATGAGGAAGATTTAATTGCTTCTATTGGTACTATTGCAAAATCAGGAACAAAATCATTTATTGAAGCAATGACTGGTGATGCTAAAAAAGACTCAAATCTTATTGGTCAATTTGGTGTTGGTTTTTATTCTGTATTCATGGTTGCATCAAATGTAGATGTTATCACTAGAAAAGCAGGTGAAGAAACGGCATTTAAATGGTCAAGTAATGGTTCTGGAGAGTTTGATTTAGGTCCTTGTACAAAAGAATCAGTTGGTACAGTTATTTATATCAAACTAAAAGATGAAGAAGCAGAAGAGTTTGCTAGCAAACATAGAATCGAAAATATTGTTAAAAAATATTCTGATCATATTGCTTATCCAATTTTCTTAAACTATTCAGAAGAAGTAACTGAAGAGTTAAGTGAAGAAGATAAAAAAGCTGGAAAAGAAGCTAAAAAAACTACTGAAAAAAGACATGATAAAATAAATGCAGCGACAGCTCTTTGGATGCAACCAAAAGCTAAAATCAAAAAAGAAGAGTACAACGATTTTTATAAATCTATCTCTCATGATTCAACTGACCCAATGCTTACGATGCACACAAGAGTTGAGGGTGTAAATGAATATACAACACTATTTTATATCCCTGCAGTTGCACCTATGGATATGTATAGAGCTGATTATCAACCAGGTGTTAAACTTTATGTTAAAAGAGTATTTATCACAGATTCTGAGAAAGAATTATTACCGACTTACTTAAGATTTGTAAGAGGTATTATTGATAGTGAAGATTTACCATTAAATGTTTCAAGAGAAATCTTACAAGAAAACAGAGTAATGGCAAATATCAAACAAGGTTCAGTGAAAAAAATCTTAAGTGAAATCAAAAAACTTTCTAAAGATGAAGAAAAATATGCTGAATTTGTGGCTCAATATAACAGAGCTTTAAAAGAGGGTGCTTACCAAGATTATACAAATAAAGAAGCTTTATTAGAACTACTTAGATATAAATCAACAAAAACTGAAGCAGGTAAAATGACTTCATTAGAAGCATATAAAGATAGAGCTGATAGTGAACAAAAAGCTATTTATTATATCATTGGTGAAAACGAAAATGTAATGAAAAACTCACCATTATTAGAAGCTTATAAGAAAAATGATATCGAAGTTTTAATTTGTGATGATAAAGAGATTGATGAGATTATCACTCCTGCATTACAAGCTTATAAAGAGTGGGAATTTAAAGATATCACTTCTTGTGAAGCTCCAAAAGTAGAACAAAGTGAAGAAGCAAAAAAAGAGGTTGAAGAAAAATTTGAATCAATCACTAAAAAAATCAAAGATATCTTAGGTGAAGCTGTTAAAGAAGTAAGAGTAACTAACAGATTAAGCGAATCACCATCTTGTGTTACAAAAGATGCAGGTGACGCACAAATGGCTCAAATGATGCAAATGATGAGAGCAATGGGACAAGCAATGCCAGAAGGCGCTCCAATCCTAGAAATCAACCCAGAGCATGACATCGTTAAGAAATTAAACGGTTGTGCTGATGATAGCTTAATAGCAGATGTATCATGGGTACTATTAGACCAAGCGAAATTATCAGAAGGTATGGAAATTACTGATGCAGTTCAATTTGCACAGCGACTAAATAGAATCACAGCAAAAGCTCTTTAATAGAGCTATTTGCACGCATCTTCTGCGTTGAAGTAAATTTTTATCTCAATCACCTACTAATTGTAGGTTCAATCGATAAAAATTTACTTCGCCTTGAATCTACATACAACTAGCTCTATTAAAAAATTAATAATATCCTTTCATTATATAATCTTTAGATATATCATCATCTATATTTTCCAAAAAGATATGCCAAAATTCATCATTCTTAAATTCTTTATTATTATAAAAATATTTTAAAACATCAGCTTTTAGAGTTTGTGATTGTCCCCAAGTTTTGTAACTTATATAAATATCTTTTATTTTATATGGTATTTTTTTATTTTGCAGAAAATTTTCATATGATTCTTTTAAATCAGATTGAATATTTAACATATTTTTTTTATTTATTTTAAAAAAATTATTATATTCTTCAAATAATTCATGATTAAAATTTTCATAAATTGGATAAATACCTTCTTTTATTGCAAATCTTAAATTTGAATTTGGAACAGATTTATACTTTATTTTTAGGTCATCATATCTATGCATTTTAATACCTTTAAAAATATTTTATTGATTTATTATATCTTAGCAAATTATAAATATGCTATAATACATTAATAAACAAGGATTAAAAGTGACAAAAGAATATATTATTAAATATCTTAGCGAACATAAAGATGAATTTTCTAAAAAATTTGGTATTACTAAGCTTGGGCTTTTTGGTTCTTATGTTAGAAGTGAAGCTAAAGAAAATAGTGATATAGATATTCTTGTGGAGCTTGAAAATGATCTTATAAATATTCATGATAAAAAATCTGATTTTAAAAATACTTTGGAAAAATATTTTAATCTTAAAGTCGATATTGCTAGAGAAAAATATTTAAAACCTCTTGCTAAAAAAGAGATATTAAGTGAAGTAGAATATGTCTAAATTACGTTTATCTTTATTATCTATTCTTGAAGCAATTGTAAAAATTGATAGATATACGAGTGAGTATAAATCTGCTGTCGAATTTTATCATGAGGAAAGAGATTTTGATGCTACTATGATGCAATTTGTGATTATTGGTGAAATGATTTCAAAGCTTGATGATACTTTTAAAGATAAATATTCTGATATCCCATGGCAGAAAATCAAAGATTTTAGAAATATTGTAGCTCATAATTATTTTGGTATAGATGCTGATGAAATCTGGGAAATAATTACTACTAAAATAAAACCACTTAAAAAAGATATTGAATCTATTCTTACAAAAATATAATTTAAAATTTAAGTACATTTCAAAATAAAACTAATCCCTCTTAAAACAAAATTTATCTTTTTTAGTTATAATTATTAGTAATGCCTTTAGGTATTACTGATAATTATATGTAATATTAAAGGTAATCATATGGACTTTGATTTTATTCTTGCTTTTGCTGTTATTCTTTTGATTTCTTCTGTTGTTCATGGTGGTATTGGTTTTGGCTTTGGGATGATTTGTACTCCTTTGGTTGCTTTATTTACTGATATCCAAACTACTATTATGTACATGCTTATTCCTACTATGCTTGTAAATATTGTAAGTATCATGAGTGAAGGGAAGTTTTTTGAGGCTTTGAGGAAGTTTTGGTTTATCATAACTCTTATGGTAATAGGTAGTTGTATAGGTACGGGTTTTCTTATATTTGCTAATTCTGAGTATTTTAAACTTCTTTTGGCTTTGATTATTTTTGTCTATTTATTTCAATCTTTGGTCAAAATTGAGGCTACTTTTGTGTCTAAGTATCCTAGAGTTTCAACTTATGGGTTAGGTATTTTTGGTGGTATTTTATCAGGTCTTACAAATATTGTAGCTCCTTTGATGATAATGTATAGCTTAGAGATGGAATATTCAAAAAAAGATACTATTCAGTTATCAAACTTGTGTTTTCTTTTTACAAAAATTGGACAAATGGGTGTATTCTTATTTTATGGTGCTTTTACTTTAGAGTCTTTTAAAATATCAATGTTGAGTTTGATTATAGTTGCTTTAGGTTTATTTTTTGGTATAAAGTTGAAAAAGAGAATCGATGCAAAGTTTTATGCAAAGATATTAAAAGTTTTACTATTTATTATAGCTACTATTTTAGTAGTTGAAACGGTTGGTCATTAAGATGGATTCAAATTTATTAAAAGTATTTATCGCTGTTGCAAATACAAAGAGCATATCTTTAGGTGCAAAAGAGCTTAATTTTACCCAATCAAATGTAACTCTTAGAATAAAACAGCTTGAAAAAAGTTTGGGTTATGATCTCTTTCATAGGACAAATAGGGGAGTTGTTTTAACCCTAGCTGGTGAGAAGCTTTATCCTTATGCTGTGGATATTGTAAAGAAGGTTGAGGAAGCTAGTTTAAAGATGAAAAATGTAGATTACCAAAAGCTTTTAAAAGTAGGCTCAACACAATCAAATACCACTATTAGACTTACGAAGTTTATAGAAAAGTTAAATAAAAGTTTTCCAGATATGAAACTAGACTTTGTAGTTGATAGTAGTTTAAACCTAATAGAACAACTGCTTAATTATAAACTTGATATTGCCTTTGTAAATGGAAATCCAAATCATAAAGACATAGAAGTTTTAAATATATTCAAAGAGGATATTGTCTTAGTTGAGCCAAAGGACAAAATAGCAGAAGATACTATTTTTGCATATAAAAATGGTTGTTTAAATCGTATATTTTTAGAAGAATATTTAAATAATGAAAATGAAAATAAATACAAAAAAGTAAACCTAGAAAACTATGAGTTAATACTTGCTTGTGTAAAAGCAGGATATGGAGTAGCTCTATTTTCAAGAGAGATTATCGAAAAGTTTGGTTATACAGAAAAATTAAAAATTACACAGATGGATTTTAACTTGGATACTTACTTGATATGTAGAAAAGATTTTATTCCTATGATTGAAAATTATTTAAGAGATATAAAATTGATATAAAAACTATTTTACTTATGAGAAATTAAGCCTATTTTGTTATATTCATTTTTTTAAAAAGGATAAAAATGTCAATAACAATAAGAGATGCTGTTGCATCTGATTCACAAACTATTTTAGATTTTATTATTGAACTTGCTGTTTATGAAAAAGCAGAACATGAAGTTAAAACAAATGTTGAGGAGACAAGAGAAGCTATTTTTGGGAAAAACTCTACAGTAAAAGCTTTGATTTGTGAAGAAGATGGAGTAGCTATTGGTTATGCTGTTTATTTTTACAACTATTCAACTTGGCTTGGGAAAAATGGTATTTATCTTGAAGATTTATATATATCTCAAAGTAAAAGAGGAAATGGTGCTGGGAAACTTATCTTAAAACATCTTGCAAAAAAAGCTTTAGCTGAAAACTGTGGACGATTTGAATGGTCTTGTTTAGATTGGAATACTCCTTCAAGAGAGTTTTATGAAAGCCTTGGTGCTGTTGCTCAAACTGAGTGGGTAGGGTATAGACTTGAAGGTGAGACTTTAAATAATTTTGCTAATAGTTAATCAATCATTTGTAAATAATATCTTAAAAAGAAAGAAGATAATTTCTTCTTTCTTTTCTTAAAAACTATATTTTAATCCTATTCCTATAAATCTTCCTTCTCCATAGGTTACTAAATAACCTCCTGTATCACTTTGAACTGTGCTAATATAACTTTTATCTGTTAGATTTTTTGCATAAGTATAAATATTCCAATTATTGAAAGAATATCCAACTTTTAAGTTAGCTGTTGTATATGAACTTTCTTTAATAGTATTTGCAGTGTTAAAGTACATTGAACCTTGATTTTGTAAATCAACTCTTCCGTAATATCCTTGTGGACTGTAATAAGATAATCCTAGATTAATTGTGTGAGAAGGTGTATTTTCAATTTTTTTATTTACGTTATTATTATTGTTTGCATATTCATCGTATTTGGCTTGAATTATTCCAGCGGAACTTTCAATTCTCCAATTATTATTTATGTCATATTTTACTTCAAGTTCAATTCCTTGTGAGTGTGCTTTCCCTCCATTTGATACATTTAGCCCTCCAGTTGTTGGATTAAAATTATAAATATGAATATCATCTATATCCATGTAGAATATTGAACTAGAAACATTTAATTTATTATCTAAAAAAGAGCCTCTTAATCCAAGTTCATAATTTATTGATGTTTGTGCATCAAATAAATTTGATTCTCTATCTGATGTTTGAGCAGAGTAATTATATCCTCCAGGCATGTATCCTTTACTAATATTGATATATGATGTTATATCATCATTTATTTTATAAGAAAGTGCTATTTTTGGTAGGAATGTATTCCAAGTATTTTCATCATTTAATTTATTTATGGGTAATGCTTTACTTCCAATTGGTGCCATATATAGATTCAAATCAATATTTTTCTTTATTTTTTGATATCTTCCTCCTACTGTCAAGTCTAATTTATCAATGATTGGAAAAGTTATCTGTCCAAATGTTGCATATGTCTTGCTAGTTGTTTTTGAAACGGCATTTATTTCAGTATTTGGGGGTCGTTGAACTCCATATCTATCACTTAAGAAATCTTCATCTTCAAAATATAGACCTACTAACCACCTATTGGCATCTTCTTTATTTGATAATCTAAACTCTTGTGTAAATGTTTTTGTAGTTGCATCTTGAAATCTTTCTAATCCTTTATATGTATTGCTATTACCCCAGTCAGTATCATAGTTACCATCCATTTCTAGTTTTTTGTGTGTTGTTAATGAATTTAAATTTAAATTATTTATATTATATGAGAGATTCAATGCCTGTGAAGTTGAATCAATTTTAGTATATGTATCCACATCATAATTCGTATCTTTAAAATCTTTTCTTTTATATTTATGAATATCATCAATTGAAGATACTACTCCTCCATTAATCCAATATCTATAATTTTTATCTTTTGATATATTAAATTTAATATCTAAATCATCAGTTGGTTTATATAATAAATTTCCATTAAAATTTTGAGTTTTATTTCTATTTGCATTTTTGTTTAATGATGTATTATGATTTGTTATATCTCCATCTGATTTTGATAAGATACTATTTATTCCAAAAAATAATTTATCTTTTACAATTGGACCACTTAAGTTAAATTTATTTTGTAAATAATTATTACTTCCATATTCAAATCCAATTTCACCTTCATACTCATTTGTTGGAGTTTTTGTAACAATATTGATAACTCCACCAATTGAATCTTTACCATAAAGAGTTCCTTGTGGTCCTCTTAATACTTCTACTCTTTCAACATTTGCAAATGATACGTTATATCCAAATTGACTACTTTGTGGAATTCCATCAATATATATTACAACTGGATTATTATTTGTAAAAACAGATGTGTTAATTCCTCTAAAATTAACAGCTTCAAAGTACAAATACCTTGATGTTAAGTTTGGTATTTCTTTTATTACATCTGATACCGTTTTTATCTCTTTATCCTCCAACTCTTCTTTAGTAATAAGAGTTATTGTTTGTGGGATATTATTTATAGTTTCATCTGTTTTGCTAGCAATTACTGTTATATCATTAATATTTAAGTTTTTATTTTCATCTGCGAAAATATAACTTGAAAGGATTAATGCTATATAAGTAATTTTCCTAAATTTTCCTAAATTTTCCAATTTTTCTCCTAATTATAAAATTTAATTTAAACTATTATTAATGTTTGATAGATTATATTAATAATTATTATTGAAATCAATATTAAAATAATTAGACAAGTATTATTTTCGTACCAATTAAGGATTATTATTGGATAAAGAGTTTTTTAAAAGTTTTAGTGGCTTTATAAATAAAAGAGAATTCTCAGATAAAAGAACAGTTGTAAAGAGTTCCAATTTAAATGGCAAGTATAATTTGGTTGAAAAAAATATAAATAATAATATCTTTTTTTACAAAAGTGACTATTGTTTAAATAAATCAGTTGAATATAAACAAACACATAAAATTGATGGAATTGCTTATAGTACAGGAATTGAAGGTAACTTAAGTTATAAAAGTATGATTCACAATGAAGGGTATAATTGCGAAGAATCTATCTCAAATATTCACCTAATATCTAAAGATGAAGTTTATCATAGTATGGAAAAAAATGTAAAATACAAGGCTATTTATCTTATTTTGAAGAGGGATTTTTTAGAAAAAACACTTCCAAATTCTTCTTATAAAGATGAGATATTAAAAAATTTAGATAATGAATTTTTCTATAAAAATATTCACACAATGAAAATATCTATTGAAATGAAATATATTTCAAATCAGATATTTTATTCTCCATATGAGAATGAGTTAAATGAGTTATTCATAGAATCAAAAATTTTAGAATTGAGTTATCACGTTTTAAATCTACTTTTAGAAAAAAGCAAAAATATAGGTGAAAAAGGCATTAAGTTTAGTCAATATGATATTGATGCTTTATATAAAGCAAAAACTATATTAGTGGAAAATATGAAGTCTCCTCCAAGTATTATCGAATTGTCAAAGATAGTAAAATTAAATGATTTTAAATTAAAAATTGGATTCAAAAAACTTTTTAATATAACCCCTTTTGCTTTTTTATTTGAAGAAAGAATGTTAAAAGCAAAATATTTACTTCAAAGTAGCGAATTAAGTGTAGGAGAAATATCTAAAGAAGTTGGTTATACTCAGCAACAAAATTTTAGAAAAGCTTTTTTTAATCGTTTTAATATTTTACCAAAAGATATAATGAAAAGAAGGAAATATTATTATTAATATTTCCTATTATTTTACGTTAAAAGTAAGAGTAGAAGCTGTAAAAAGTTGATTTACCTTTCCATATAAATTTTTAAAATCTCCATTTTTATGTACATCATATTTATGATTGCAAGTAACTATCCATTGTCCTGGAGTTTGTACTTTTATTTGTGCGTACCCATTTTTTATATATGACATTAATTTATATCCATCATTTTGTCCAAAAGTATTACTTCTTGCACTTATAAAGTCCATATTTTGTGGTGAAGTATTTAATTCTTTTCCATTAAATAAAACTTTAAATCTTACAATATCTCCCACTTTTATGTTTGAAATATCAGATAAAGGTATTATCTCCAAGTTTTTATTTGTGGCTTTTGGTTCTTGCCATTTTCCTAGTGATATGTATGAGTTTGCAAACGCTTGGTATTTTATAGACATTAATACTTTTTTTAAATTATTTATTTCATTTATTGGTTTTAGTGCCATCTTAATTTTATTGTTTTTATCTATATATTTTGTATAAATTGTAGGTCTTGAAGATGACGATATTTTATATACACCTTTTTCATAGTTTTTAGTTAAATCAATTTTTACAAAAGCAAAGTCTGCATCATAAATACTATAATTTTTATTTTCAACTAAGGGGTTAGTTCCCTTGCTATTTGGTATTTTTAGCTTTGAAATTATTCCTTTTGGTGAGGTAATTGAAAAATTACTAATAAACAATCTTTCGTGTTTTGAATTGAATACATCATCTA
This portion of the Arcobacter nitrofigilis DSM 7299 genome encodes:
- a CDS encoding HepT-like ribonuclease domain-containing protein, with translation MSKLRLSLLSILEAIVKIDRYTSEYKSAVEFYHEERDFDATMMQFVIIGEMISKLDDTFKDKYSDIPWQKIKDFRNIVAHNYFGIDADEIWEIITTKIKPLKKDIESILTKI
- a CDS encoding FecR family protein; this encodes MNRKNSIIFSGILILCIIGFIYYKLEYSKDIFAQIVSKVGEVNLVNKKGELLAKVEEGYKIKTGEYLQTKDNSSATIKFKDNSLAIISEKSLIIMKKLKYDEDSKKSVTNLLLLKGNVESTVTNQNTFGSEYKVITPTLQLAVRGTIFNVNVEGNISRAFVTKGKILATSGNSSLTLNTGYGVVSDGKNKLNGPILILNKPLINLNELNIKYYKKYVSWNKLEGAIKYHVQIHSISKYSTLIYDKYINKTELKVGDLKDGKYKISIQAVDKYGLEGFKNERYFSVQSSPVPPKVNAPKNSDKPRMVLFTWEKSVEANKYILEISKTRSFKNILIRVNNLNSSLDKMLLPLQKGKYFIRMSSIDSSDKIGPYSESYQFEVENK
- the htpG gene encoding molecular chaperone HtpG, which encodes MAKHQFQTEVGQLLHLMTHSLYSNKEIFIRELVSNASDAIDKLNYLKLTDDKIKAALPEDWSGEINVSFDEADKSLTIVDNGIGMNEEDLIASIGTIAKSGTKSFIEAMTGDAKKDSNLIGQFGVGFYSVFMVASNVDVITRKAGEETAFKWSSNGSGEFDLGPCTKESVGTVIYIKLKDEEAEEFASKHRIENIVKKYSDHIAYPIFLNYSEEVTEELSEEDKKAGKEAKKTTEKRHDKINAATALWMQPKAKIKKEEYNDFYKSISHDSTDPMLTMHTRVEGVNEYTTLFYIPAVAPMDMYRADYQPGVKLYVKRVFITDSEKELLPTYLRFVRGIIDSEDLPLNVSREILQENRVMANIKQGSVKKILSEIKKLSKDEEKYAEFVAQYNRALKEGAYQDYTNKEALLELLRYKSTKTEAGKMTSLEAYKDRADSEQKAIYYIIGENENVMKNSPLLEAYKKNDIEVLICDDKEIDEIITPALQAYKEWEFKDITSCEAPKVEQSEEAKKEVEEKFESITKKIKDILGEAVKEVRVTNRLSESPSCVTKDAGDAQMAQMMQMMRAMGQAMPEGAPILEINPEHDIVKKLNGCADDSLIADVSWVLLDQAKLSEGMEITDAVQFAQRLNRITAKAL
- a CDS encoding diguanylate cyclase is translated as MRKSDSIYWKRSLLIVVLSLFITYAFSYTSFYNNLKNYFNDTMQYLASEEKYFKDSIVIDINDSSLKILQKDFWHWPYTRDKYALLIDFLQSMNVKNIIFDINFVDPRAGDDIFKETINKYNNIFFVTSALHEDIPMSLEEQKILKEISWSTNSNISALKYYGLLIPHDNIVSGDTIYKFGITSVLEDSDGLIRSIPMLYNIDSNIFPSLLLRIQYPGKNAPKLSHNSKTNELSVNNKTWHVDERNRIKLFYPKNANSIISISFYKIIKAALNKKSILNSNFFKNKTVFIGSSALFSDRVNTPRGAMSGSYLLAIAYESLKNNLLLKKDNILVNSILLLIAVLFSLYFSSRKNIYKKGVFTVTLLAFVMTIVYGFISLKFFYLQSNLFFSILTIIFSIVFTVINHQSSLSKYNQRLIKETKKLYNEANCDSLTGLLNRRGFDEQYIKYKEITQLKSFQSTCLAVMDLDFFKRVNDTYGHDIGDLVLQKFAKLLKEYSRDIDVPARWGGEEFVILLRNTTIDESIIILNRIRELCMEMDIKTPQGILKITVSTGVTVIEDFSKTIDSYVKKADIGLYQAKEAGRNRVCIS
- a CDS encoding nucleotidyltransferase family protein; translated protein: MTKEYIIKYLSEHKDEFSKKFGITKLGLFGSYVRSEAKENSDIDILVELENDLINIHDKKSDFKNTLEKYFNLKVDIAREKYLKPLAKKEILSEVEYV
- a CDS encoding sulfite exporter TauE/SafE family protein; translation: MDFDFILAFAVILLISSVVHGGIGFGFGMICTPLVALFTDIQTTIMYMLIPTMLVNIVSIMSEGKFFEALRKFWFIITLMVIGSCIGTGFLIFANSEYFKLLLALIIFVYLFQSLVKIEATFVSKYPRVSTYGLGIFGGILSGLTNIVAPLMIMYSLEMEYSKKDTIQLSNLCFLFTKIGQMGVFLFYGAFTLESFKISMLSLIIVALGLFFGIKLKKRIDAKFYAKILKVLLFIIATILVVETVGH